Proteins from a genomic interval of Fervidobacterium gondwanense DSM 13020:
- a CDS encoding cold shock domain-containing protein has product MKGTVKWFDAKKGYGFITKEDGEDIFVHYSAIQVEGFKTLKEGDKVEFEVQNGAKGPQAANVKLVK; this is encoded by the coding sequence ATGAAAGGAACAGTTAAGTGGTTTGATGCAAAGAAAGGCTACGGATTCATCACAAAAGAAGACGGAGAAGACATCTTCGTTCACTACAGTGCTATTCAGGTTGAAGGTTTCAAGACACTCAAGGAAGGCGACAAAGTCGAATTCGAAGTTCAGAATGGCGCCAAGGGTCCTCAGGCAGCTAACGTAAAACTCGTTAAGTAA